A genomic segment from uncultured Alistipes sp. encodes:
- a CDS encoding DUF2149 domain-containing protein, with amino-acid sequence MRRNLLKHDEESDPMSVVSNLFDVAMVFAVALMVALVSRYNMTEVFSREDFTVVKNPGKENMEIITKEGEKINRYTPSEDQDSQNGKRGRKVGVAYELENGEIIYVPE; translated from the coding sequence ATGAGACGCAATTTACTGAAACACGACGAGGAGAGCGACCCGATGAGCGTCGTGAGTAACCTGTTCGACGTGGCGATGGTCTTTGCCGTGGCGCTGATGGTGGCTTTGGTGAGCCGTTACAACATGACCGAGGTGTTCAGCCGGGAGGATTTCACGGTGGTGAAGAACCCGGGCAAGGAGAACATGGAGATCATTACAAAAGAGGGCGAAAAGATCAACCGCTACACGCCCTCGGAGGATCAGGATTCGCAGAACGGCAAGCGCGGCCGCAAGGTCGGCGTGGCTTACGAACTCGAGAACGGCGAGATAATCTATGTGCCGGAGTAA
- a CDS encoding HmuY family protein, whose protein sequence is MNCKQAGLFLSGATLMLSLPACNGIFEGIYDMPTSETDNEYGFILVDEGARTGRIYIDATDYTEWHYVDLHGKQVTTTPVGAAAPETWDFAVHRYDTKTNGGTVWESQAGSFDALPAPGSVSEEQWTTDEWTTDRITVDMSQMMDGVILYAEDYWNPCLSRWLDVDTSTMPPIYTLSGKIYLLRLNDGTCAALRLVNFMNDAAIKGYMTIDYLYPVE, encoded by the coding sequence ATGAACTGCAAACAGGCTGGGCTGTTCCTGTCGGGAGCGACACTGATGTTGTCGCTCCCGGCCTGCAACGGCATCTTCGAGGGTATTTATGACATGCCCACGTCCGAGACCGACAACGAATACGGGTTTATCCTTGTCGACGAAGGAGCCCGCACGGGACGGATCTATATCGATGCCACGGATTACACCGAATGGCATTATGTCGATTTGCACGGCAAACAGGTGACAACGACACCGGTGGGTGCCGCAGCTCCCGAAACGTGGGATTTTGCCGTGCACCGCTATGACACGAAGACCAACGGCGGCACCGTTTGGGAAAGCCAGGCGGGGTCTTTCGATGCTCTGCCCGCTCCAGGATCGGTTTCCGAAGAGCAGTGGACGACCGATGAATGGACCACCGACCGCATTACGGTCGACATGTCGCAGATGATGGACGGAGTGATTCTTTACGCCGAGGATTACTGGAACCCGTGCCTTTCGCGGTGGCTCGATGTCGATACCTCGACCATGCCGCCCATATACACCCTTTCGGGAAAGATCTACCTGCTCCGTCTGAACGACGGCACCTGTGCGGCCCTGCGCCTCGTGAACTTCATGAACGATGCGGCCATAAAGGGCTATATGACCATTGACTACCTCTATCCCGTCGAATGA
- a CDS encoding TonB-dependent receptor, giving the protein MIKQLVFFLFGILFALQTQAQYKISGTVTDVTGQPLVGAAVTVKELPSLGAVADTEGRYEIALPGKDTYTLYASFVGYESASKKVVVAQSGTLNFQLAERSTMMDQVVVTATRTPKLLKDVPIVTRVISEADIKQVDATHIGDLLQSELPGIEFSYSMNQQVSLNMSGFGGNSVLFLVDGERLAGETLDNVDYSRLNMDNVGRIEIVKGAASSLYGSNAIGGVVNIISRESREPWSVNLNGRYGAHNEQRYGGSVGFNQGRFNSMTNVQYTSIDAIDLSKGTNNAEVGDYSTIYGNSSLNVKERLVFTASDELKLTARAGYFFRERDASESIRDRYRSFSGGLKGNWAITPSDDLELSYAFDQYDKSDYLVPTSRDVRDYSNVQHTLRTLYNHTFSGKHILTVGGDYMRDYLMSYQFTDNGSHTQHTADAFAQFDWNPHRRFNLIAGLRFDHFSAASLSHLSPMLGVMYKVENCSLRASYAGGFRAPTLKEMYMDFYMGNIFMIYGNPELKAETSHNFSLSAEYMAGQHNFTVTGFYNLVDNRITTVWNQELAGQVYTNMSPLQVAGAEANASGRYACGISWRVSYAYTHEMIERGQPLLSSTRPHAATARLAYDKQWKNYGLNVSLSGRWLSAVTCDVYTELTSYEQTVRQTYPGYTIWKLSLTQHLWRGMDLTLAVDNLFNYRPDYYYSNSPTTIGTTCSVGLSLNIEQFFKSK; this is encoded by the coding sequence ATGATAAAACAACTTGTATTCTTCCTTTTCGGGATTCTGTTTGCACTACAAACTCAGGCTCAATACAAAATATCCGGCACCGTTACGGACGTTACGGGGCAACCGCTCGTCGGAGCGGCCGTTACCGTAAAGGAACTGCCGTCGCTCGGTGCCGTTGCCGACACGGAGGGGCGTTATGAAATTGCACTTCCGGGCAAGGATACGTATACGCTTTATGCCTCGTTTGTCGGGTACGAATCGGCGAGCAAAAAGGTCGTTGTCGCTCAGTCCGGCACATTGAATTTCCAGCTCGCAGAGCGCTCCACGATGATGGATCAGGTGGTGGTGACGGCCACACGCACCCCGAAATTGTTGAAGGATGTTCCGATTGTCACCCGTGTCATCTCCGAAGCCGACATCAAACAGGTCGATGCCACCCATATTGGGGATCTGCTGCAAAGCGAGTTGCCAGGCATCGAATTCTCCTATTCGATGAACCAGCAGGTGTCGCTCAACATGTCGGGATTCGGCGGCAATTCGGTACTGTTTCTTGTCGACGGTGAGCGGCTGGCGGGCGAAACGCTCGACAATGTCGACTACAGTCGTCTGAACATGGATAACGTCGGGCGCATTGAGATCGTCAAGGGGGCCGCTTCGTCGCTCTACGGGTCGAATGCCATCGGAGGTGTGGTGAACATCATCAGCCGTGAATCCCGGGAGCCGTGGTCGGTCAACCTGAACGGCCGCTACGGCGCCCACAACGAGCAACGTTACGGCGGCTCGGTCGGGTTCAATCAGGGCCGGTTCAACTCGATGACCAACGTGCAGTATACCTCGATCGATGCCATCGATTTGTCGAAAGGAACCAACAACGCCGAGGTCGGCGATTACAGCACCATCTACGGCAATTCGTCGCTCAATGTCAAGGAACGGCTCGTATTCACGGCCTCCGACGAATTGAAACTGACCGCACGGGCTGGGTACTTCTTTCGCGAGCGCGACGCATCGGAGAGTATCAGGGACCGCTACCGAAGCTTCTCGGGTGGATTGAAGGGCAACTGGGCCATTACGCCGTCCGATGATCTGGAACTCTCCTATGCCTTCGACCAGTACGACAAGAGCGACTATCTGGTCCCCACGTCGCGCGACGTGCGCGACTACAGCAACGTGCAGCACACCCTGCGCACGCTCTACAACCATACCTTCTCCGGGAAACACATCCTTACCGTCGGCGGCGACTACATGCGTGACTACCTGATGTCCTACCAGTTTACGGACAACGGCAGCCATACGCAGCATACGGCCGATGCCTTCGCACAGTTCGACTGGAACCCGCACCGGAGGTTCAACCTCATTGCGGGCCTGCGCTTCGACCATTTTTCGGCGGCAAGCCTCTCGCATCTTTCGCCGATGCTCGGCGTGATGTACAAGGTCGAAAACTGCTCGCTCCGGGCCTCCTACGCCGGAGGATTCCGTGCGCCGACCCTCAAGGAGATGTATATGGACTTCTACATGGGCAATATCTTCATGATTTACGGAAATCCGGAACTGAAAGCCGAGACGAGCCACAACTTCTCGCTCTCGGCCGAATACATGGCGGGACAGCACAATTTCACCGTAACGGGATTTTACAATCTGGTGGACAACCGCATCACCACGGTCTGGAACCAGGAGTTGGCCGGACAGGTCTACACGAACATGTCACCCCTGCAGGTGGCCGGAGCCGAGGCCAATGCGTCGGGACGATATGCGTGCGGCATCTCGTGGCGCGTGTCGTATGCCTACACGCACGAGATGATCGAGCGGGGACAGCCCCTCCTCTCCTCGACCCGTCCCCATGCGGCCACGGCGCGCCTGGCGTATGACAAGCAGTGGAAGAACTACGGTCTGAACGTGTCGCTGTCGGGACGCTGGCTGTCTGCCGTCACATGCGACGTCTATACCGAACTGACCTCCTACGAGCAGACCGTGCGGCAGACCTATCCGGGCTATACGATCTGGAAATTGAGCCTCACGCAGCATCTGTGGCGCGGGATGGATCTGACACTGGCTGTGGACAACCTTTTCAACTACCGGCCCGACTACTATTACAGCAATTCGCCCACGACCATCGGTACGACCTGTTCGGTGGGCCTTTCGCTGAATATCGAACAATTTTTCAAGAGCAAATAA
- a CDS encoding helix-turn-helix domain-containing protein, which translates to MSKILKVRNVNDYGRYLGAKDQHPLVSVIDYAEVSPVRHSLNDYGVYGIFFHDEAEIDLAYGCGKYDYKKGTVICVAPGQVGGKEDNGERVMLTGWALLFHPDLLHGFPLERRIKEYSFFDYRINEALHMTDEEHDVLASLMRQIREELGKHPDELQNAILVGYIELTLNFCQRFYNRQFVTRKIENSDILVRFDRLLRDYFEDKLQLALGLPTVQYCADKLCMSANYFGDVIKKTTGDTASSHIRQFVIQLAKNGLAAGESVSQVSDRLGFEYSQHFSRMFKKQEGVTPSEYCQRLRI; encoded by the coding sequence ATGAGCAAGATATTGAAAGTAAGGAACGTCAATGACTACGGTCGCTACCTGGGCGCAAAGGATCAGCACCCGTTGGTCAGCGTCATCGACTATGCCGAGGTGTCGCCTGTGCGCCATAGCCTGAACGATTACGGCGTGTACGGCATCTTCTTCCACGATGAGGCGGAGATAGACCTGGCATACGGCTGCGGCAAGTATGATTACAAGAAAGGTACGGTCATCTGCGTGGCTCCCGGGCAGGTAGGCGGCAAGGAGGACAACGGCGAACGGGTGATGCTGACGGGCTGGGCACTCCTGTTCCATCCCGACCTGCTGCACGGTTTCCCATTAGAGAGACGTATCAAGGAATACTCCTTCTTCGATTACCGCATCAACGAAGCCCTCCACATGACCGACGAGGAGCACGACGTCCTTGCCTCCCTGATGCGCCAGATTCGTGAGGAACTGGGAAAGCATCCGGACGAACTTCAGAACGCCATCCTTGTGGGCTACATCGAATTGACGCTCAACTTCTGCCAACGCTTCTACAACCGCCAGTTCGTCACCCGAAAGATCGAGAACTCCGACATCCTCGTCCGCTTCGACCGCCTGCTCCGCGACTATTTCGAGGACAAGCTTCAACTGGCCCTCGGCCTGCCCACCGTGCAGTATTGCGCCGACAAGCTCTGCATGTCCGCCAACTATTTCGGCGATGTCATCAAGAAGACCACCGGCGACACGGCAAGCAGCCACATCCGCCAGTTCGTGATCCAGCTTGCCAAGAACGGCCTTGCGGCAGGAGAAAGCGTTTCCCAGGTATCGGACCGCCTCGGCTTCGAATATTCCCAGCATTTCAGCCGGATGTTCAAGAAGCAGGAGGGCGTTACTCCTTCAGAATACTGCCAGAGATTACGGATTTAA
- a CDS encoding cobaltochelatase subunit CobN, producing the protein MKQKIPMIWAGVLLLAVVTGIMVWNRWFSATHIAFVNYQATTLGQIARANDHPKIRLASVEPSEFGRLGRYDVVLMNGMGLRITAEERAALQHAADRGLTVITTMATNPANEIVSADSATLAAVKGYLNGGGRKNYRNLLTCLRRTVDGKRLDTDEPELPVVRDLKQFYHADPSDPEAEELDFDSVEAYETFLSQHGLLKPDAPRVIVTGQMGEPTDLIAALEQTGNRVYPLRNLSAAIRNGQADSIRPSAVINMAHGRLGDAVVEYLTRQNIPLFAPLNVNRLVDEWEADKMGMNGGFLSQSVVMPEIDGAIRSQVLFGHRLDGEGLQQVHAIPERLERFVETVNRHIALQRKPNSDKRIAIYYYKGPGQHVLTASGMEVVPSLYNLLVRLRGEGYRVEHLPATPEALAALIQRQGALFNAYAHGAKAEFLKNGQPALISSEEYAAWTSEAVRPALMEEVRALDGEFPGSYLFDDTGRLALPRIELGNIVLLPQLAAGAGDDDFAIVHGTDAAPPHAYIASYLWARYAFRADAIVHFGTHGSLEFTPRKQVALSGSDWPDALVGSTPHLYIYSIGNVGEGVIAKRRAYATLQSYLTPPFMESGVRGIYRDLNAAIQAYNDLLYADGQPDTRAAALRVKRLTVELGIHRELRLDSLLTEPYTEAEIARIESFAEELAAEKITGELYTMGRPYSPERIRSSVFAMSTEPIAYSLLALDKFRGRADAGLEKHRTLFTRRYLEPARKLVGRLLSGAQQPTDAFICSTAGISAAELEKAREIQQSLSAPQDMMARMMALASSGEPMQHPAGIPKSGKGASKHPSWIPKIGKRPANTGQAEEKPAAMSADAMAAMMGLGKEYSKEEREFARVVTELERTIRNVGNYRRALEQSPETELSSLVNALNGGYTAPSPGGDPVANPNTLPTGRNLYAVNAEATPSEQAWERGKELADETIRMYRERHHDSLPRKVSYTLWSGEFIETEGATLAQVLYMLGVEPVRDVFGRVSDLRLIPSEELGRPRIDVVVQTSGQLRDLAASRLFLISRAVEMAAAAKDSHYENYVAKGVVDAEQALIDKGLSPREAREVSTYRVFGGVNGNYGTGITGMIQSGDRWESSSEIAAVYLQNMGAYYGSEKAWEQVQQYALEAALTNTDAVVQPRQSNTWGALSLDHVYEFMGGMNLAVRNVTGREPDAYLSDYRNRNRVRMQELKEAIGVESRTTIFNPNYIREKMQGGASAAADFAAVVQNTYGWNVMKPDVVDNELWNEIYDVYVQDRFGMDLRGYFERQNPAALEEISAVMLETARKGMWRASDEQLATLAALHTELVGTHGPSCSGFVCDNAKLRGFIASKSTPEAARNYGQQIREVREASLDTKGGTVLKREELATSSDRTTTLVSNTVVAVLVIGIIAVLVLVVRRRRKKMEA; encoded by the coding sequence ATGAAACAGAAGATACCAATGATCTGGGCAGGCGTGCTCCTGCTTGCCGTCGTAACGGGCATTATGGTCTGGAATCGCTGGTTCTCGGCCACGCACATCGCTTTTGTAAATTACCAGGCCACAACGCTCGGCCAGATCGCCCGAGCCAATGACCATCCGAAAATCCGCCTTGCTTCGGTCGAACCGTCAGAGTTCGGCCGATTGGGGCGTTACGACGTGGTGCTGATGAATGGCATGGGTCTCCGCATCACGGCCGAAGAGCGGGCCGCGCTACAGCATGCAGCCGACCGGGGGCTTACCGTTATCACGACCATGGCGACCAATCCTGCCAACGAGATCGTCTCGGCGGACTCTGCGACGCTGGCGGCCGTCAAGGGCTACCTGAACGGCGGCGGTCGGAAGAACTACCGCAACCTGCTCACCTGCCTGCGCCGCACGGTCGACGGCAAGCGACTGGACACGGACGAGCCCGAGCTGCCCGTGGTGCGCGACCTGAAGCAGTTCTACCATGCCGATCCCTCGGATCCCGAGGCGGAAGAGCTGGATTTCGACAGCGTGGAGGCTTACGAAACCTTCCTGTCGCAGCACGGCCTGCTGAAACCGGATGCTCCGCGGGTGATTGTGACGGGACAGATGGGCGAGCCGACCGATCTGATCGCGGCGTTGGAGCAAACCGGCAACAGGGTCTATCCCCTCCGCAACCTGTCGGCCGCAATCCGGAACGGACAGGCCGACTCGATCCGTCCGTCGGCCGTCATCAATATGGCGCACGGACGCCTGGGCGATGCCGTCGTGGAGTACCTGACCCGCCAAAACATTCCGCTCTTTGCACCGCTCAACGTCAATCGGCTGGTCGACGAATGGGAGGCCGACAAGATGGGCATGAACGGCGGTTTCCTGTCGCAGAGTGTCGTGATGCCCGAGATCGACGGCGCGATCCGGTCCCAGGTGCTGTTCGGGCATCGCCTCGACGGCGAAGGGCTGCAACAGGTTCATGCCATTCCCGAACGGCTGGAGCGGTTCGTCGAGACGGTGAACCGCCATATTGCCCTGCAACGCAAACCCAACAGCGATAAACGCATAGCAATCTATTACTACAAGGGCCCCGGGCAGCATGTCCTGACGGCCTCCGGTATGGAGGTCGTGCCTTCGCTCTACAACCTGCTCGTGCGGCTCCGCGGCGAAGGTTACCGCGTGGAGCATCTCCCCGCGACGCCCGAAGCCCTGGCGGCACTCATCCAGCGGCAGGGCGCCCTGTTCAACGCCTATGCCCACGGCGCCAAGGCCGAATTCCTGAAAAACGGCCAACCGGCGCTCATCTCCTCCGAGGAGTATGCTGCCTGGACTTCCGAGGCTGTCCGCCCCGCACTGATGGAGGAGGTCCGGGCTCTCGACGGCGAATTCCCGGGCAGCTATCTGTTCGATGACACCGGGCGGCTGGCGCTGCCGCGCATCGAACTGGGCAACATCGTGCTGCTGCCGCAGCTGGCCGCCGGGGCGGGCGACGATGACTTCGCCATTGTCCACGGCACCGATGCCGCACCACCGCACGCCTACATTGCCTCCTATCTTTGGGCCCGTTACGCCTTCCGGGCCGATGCCATCGTCCATTTCGGCACGCACGGCAGCCTGGAATTCACGCCCCGCAAACAGGTGGCCTTGAGCGGCAGCGACTGGCCCGATGCGCTGGTCGGGTCCACACCGCACCTCTATATCTACTCGATCGGCAACGTCGGCGAGGGCGTCATTGCCAAGCGCCGCGCCTATGCCACGTTACAGTCATATCTGACCCCTCCGTTCATGGAGAGCGGCGTGCGCGGCATCTATCGCGACCTGAACGCGGCGATCCAGGCCTACAACGACCTGCTCTACGCCGACGGACAGCCCGATACACGGGCCGCGGCGCTGCGCGTCAAGCGGCTGACCGTCGAACTGGGTATCCACCGCGAACTGCGGCTTGATTCGTTGCTGACTGAGCCCTATACCGAGGCGGAGATCGCCCGCATCGAGTCCTTCGCCGAGGAGCTGGCCGCGGAGAAGATCACCGGGGAACTCTATACGATGGGACGGCCCTATTCGCCGGAACGCATCCGCAGCAGCGTCTTCGCCATGTCCACCGAACCGATTGCCTATTCGCTGCTGGCGCTCGACAAATTCCGCGGCCGGGCGGATGCCGGACTTGAAAAACACCGCACGCTCTTCACGCGCCGCTACCTCGAACCGGCCCGCAAACTGGTCGGACGCCTTTTGAGCGGAGCGCAGCAGCCGACCGATGCTTTCATCTGCTCGACGGCCGGCATCTCGGCCGCGGAATTGGAGAAGGCCCGCGAAATCCAGCAGTCGCTCTCCGCTCCGCAGGACATGATGGCGCGGATGATGGCGCTGGCCTCTTCGGGTGAGCCGATGCAGCATCCGGCCGGCATTCCCAAGTCGGGCAAGGGGGCTTCGAAACACCCTTCATGGATCCCGAAGATCGGCAAACGGCCCGCAAACACCGGGCAGGCAGAGGAGAAACCCGCAGCCATGTCGGCCGATGCGATGGCCGCCATGATGGGCCTCGGAAAGGAGTATTCGAAAGAAGAGCGCGAATTTGCCCGGGTGGTAACCGAACTCGAACGCACGATCCGCAACGTCGGCAACTACCGGCGGGCATTGGAGCAGAGCCCCGAAACGGAACTCTCGTCGCTGGTCAATGCCCTGAACGGCGGTTATACGGCTCCTTCGCCGGGCGGCGATCCCGTTGCCAACCCCAACACGCTGCCCACAGGCCGCAACCTTTACGCCGTGAACGCCGAGGCAACGCCGAGCGAACAAGCATGGGAGCGCGGTAAGGAGCTGGCCGACGAGACCATCCGCATGTACCGCGAACGTCACCACGATTCGCTGCCCCGCAAGGTGAGCTACACGCTCTGGAGCGGCGAGTTCATCGAGACCGAAGGGGCGACCCTCGCGCAGGTGCTCTACATGCTGGGCGTCGAGCCCGTCCGCGATGTTTTCGGACGGGTGAGCGACCTGCGGCTCATCCCCTCCGAGGAGCTGGGCCGCCCGCGTATCGACGTCGTCGTGCAGACCAGCGGGCAGCTGCGCGACCTGGCGGCTTCGCGGCTGTTCCTTATCTCGCGGGCCGTCGAAATGGCCGCAGCAGCAAAGGACAGCCACTATGAGAACTATGTAGCGAAGGGTGTCGTCGATGCCGAGCAGGCACTTATCGACAAGGGCCTCTCACCGCGTGAAGCCCGCGAAGTGTCGACCTATCGGGTTTTCGGCGGCGTCAACGGCAACTATGGCACGGGCATTACCGGCATGATCCAGAGCGGCGACCGTTGGGAAAGCTCCTCGGAGATCGCAGCGGTTTACCTGCAGAACATGGGGGCCTACTATGGCAGCGAAAAGGCTTGGGAGCAGGTGCAGCAATATGCCCTCGAAGCGGCGCTGACCAACACCGACGCCGTCGTGCAACCCCGCCAGAGCAATACGTGGGGCGCACTGAGCCTCGACCATGTCTACGAATTCATGGGCGGCATGAACCTCGCCGTGCGCAACGTCACGGGGCGGGAACCCGACGCCTACCTGAGCGACTACCGCAATCGCAACCGCGTGCGGATGCAGGAACTCAAGGAGGCGATCGGCGTCGAGAGCCGCACGACGATCTTCAATCCGAACTACATCCGCGAGAAGATGCAGGGCGGGGCGAGTGCCGCCGCGGACTTTGCCGCAGTGGTGCAGAACACCTACGGCTGGAACGTCATGAAGCCCGATGTGGTGGACAACGAACTTTGGAATGAAATCTACGATGTCTACGTGCAGGACAGGTTCGGCATGGATCTCCGCGGCTATTTCGAGCGCCAGAACCCCGCAGCGCTGGAGGAGATCTCGGCCGTGATGCTCGAAACGGCCCGCAAGGGGATGTGGAGGGCCTCGGACGAGCAACTCGCGACGCTCGCCGCTCTCCACACCGAACTGGTCGGCACACACGGCCCCTCCTGCTCGGGATTCGTCTGCGACAACGCCAAACTGCGCGGCTTCATCGCCTCGAAGAGTACGCCCGAAGCTGCCCGCAACTACGGACAGCAGATCCGCGAGGTGCGCGAGGCTTCGCTCGACACAAAGGGCGGTACGGTGCTCAAACGCGAGGAGCTTGCAACCTCCTCTGACCGCACGACTACGCTGGTCAGCAATACCGTTGTCGCCGTGCTGGTAATCGGCATTATTGCGGTGCTGGTCCTTGTCGTCCGCCGCCGGCGCAAAAAAATGGAGGCCTGA
- a CDS encoding MotA/TolQ/ExbB proton channel family protein, giving the protein MNYISDILYWISTGLLVPDIVLLIFFFGRSLLLIGSFFGQYLAIRRTASLIGRELDGLTPQTVTTLAERLPKKNPSLLVVYLNRLLEARDNAPLRQRLLADFEIEADRDLATSKTLSKMGPMLGLMGTLIPMGPALVGLSTGDIASMAYNMQVAFATTVVGLFAAAIGFITQQVKQRWYLKDLSNLEFVAELLNAQTGKR; this is encoded by the coding sequence ATGAATTACATTTCCGACATTCTCTATTGGATCTCGACCGGTCTGCTCGTTCCGGACATCGTCCTGCTGATCTTTTTCTTCGGGCGCTCGCTGCTGCTGATCGGCAGCTTCTTCGGACAGTATCTTGCCATCCGCCGTACGGCCTCGCTCATCGGGCGCGAACTGGATGGGCTCACTCCGCAGACGGTCACCACGCTTGCCGAGCGTCTTCCCAAAAAGAATCCGTCGCTGCTCGTGGTCTACCTGAACCGCCTGCTTGAGGCCCGCGACAATGCCCCTCTCCGCCAACGGCTGCTTGCCGATTTCGAGATCGAAGCCGACCGCGACCTCGCCACCTCAAAGACGCTCTCGAAGATGGGCCCCATGCTCGGGCTGATGGGTACGCTCATCCCGATGGGCCCGGCGTTGGTGGGGCTCTCGACGGGCGACATCGCCTCGATGGCCTACAACATGCAGGTGGCCTTTGCCACAACCGTCGTGGGGCTGTTCGCCGCGGCCATCGGCTTCATCACCCAGCAGGTCAAGCAACGCTGGTACCTGAAGGATCTGTCCAACCTGGAGTTCGTAGCGGAGTTGTTGAATGCCCAAACCGGGAAGCGATGA
- a CDS encoding calycin-like domain-containing protein, with protein sequence MKIQSVLMMLSAAAFMMACDKDENGPKTIDFAGSYDGYTLASCSYFQNMISADETVVITENTDGTASVSFTSATWGAFTITDAQASVSGDLCTLSGSGQTQMGMGGSTSAYDCTFTAEIKSQTDARMEFSIPAVMGGMTLTFQTGDAPADLLLAGTYEGYTDADCSYFQNTYTDNESVTLTANGDGTLKVVFESATWGTFTVESATAAKEGEEYVFTGSGSVAMGMGESTSNYDFTLSGRTNAAKDDFSIAFNVPAVMGGLTVTLLPGTAPATEE encoded by the coding sequence ATGAAAATCCAATCCGTACTTATGATGCTATCCGCCGCAGCCTTTATGATGGCGTGCGACAAGGATGAAAACGGTCCGAAAACGATCGATTTTGCAGGCAGTTACGACGGTTATACGCTGGCCAGCTGCAGCTATTTCCAGAACATGATCTCGGCGGACGAGACCGTCGTAATCACAGAAAATACGGACGGTACCGCCTCCGTATCGTTTACATCCGCCACGTGGGGTGCCTTCACCATCACCGATGCGCAGGCGAGCGTGAGCGGAGACCTCTGCACACTCTCGGGCAGCGGGCAGACCCAAATGGGAATGGGCGGCAGCACCTCGGCCTATGACTGCACCTTCACGGCCGAGATCAAGTCACAGACCGATGCCCGGATGGAGTTCTCGATTCCGGCCGTCATGGGCGGTATGACCCTTACCTTTCAGACGGGTGATGCTCCGGCCGACCTGCTGCTGGCCGGCACGTACGAAGGCTATACGGATGCCGACTGCTCCTACTTCCAGAATACCTACACCGACAACGAGAGTGTGACGCTGACGGCCAACGGCGACGGAACCCTGAAGGTCGTCTTCGAATCAGCCACGTGGGGGACCTTTACCGTCGAGTCGGCCACTGCGGCCAAAGAGGGCGAAGAGTACGTCTTTACGGGCAGCGGCAGCGTGGCCATGGGAATGGGTGAATCGACAAGCAACTACGACTTCACGCTCAGCGGCCGGACCAACGCCGCCAAGGACGACTTCTCGATCGCATTCAACGTACCGGCCGTCATGGGCGGACTGACCGTCACGCTGCTGCCGGGAACGGCTCCCGCCACGGAAGAGTAA
- a CDS encoding twin-arginine translocation signal domain-containing protein, producing MERREFLKKSALAALGTAVAGTGSVQAFNHMNDNESKTGKLY from the coding sequence ATGGAACGGCGCGAATTTTTGAAGAAGTCTGCACTGGCAGCCTTGGGCACGGCAGTAGCCGGCACGGGATCGGTGCAGGCTTTCAACCACATGAACGATAACGAATCAAAGACAGGCAAGTTGTATTGA